AAATGCTCCGCCGACAGTGCTTCATATTCTGTACCATTATTAGCATTATAACCTGCAATTATTTCCGGTGCAAATCCGATTTCCACTTCTACATCTTCCGCGAGCTTCTGTGCTAAACGCACTGTTACATTGATATCCGCACCACCATCCATAGTGATTGTTACAGCTTTGGCCGTACCAGCAGCATCTGCAATATACAGACTATTTCCCTGCGCTTTGTAGTCTGCATTATCGCATCCCATAAACAGGAATGCCGACAGTGCAATGATAAAACTTGATAAATAGATATATTTCATAACTTTTATGCTTATAAAATTCATTTAACCGTTATTTATTCTTATTCATCGCCATTGGATGTGCCATTCAGACGATCATAGTAGATGCTATAAAGAGTAGTGATACCTTTACGCAAGAAATAGTATTCCGGTGAACCGTCATAATCTCCCTTGCCCTGATTATAGTCGAAACCACAACGATAGAGACCGCAACCACCAATTTGCTGATCGATGTTAACCGTTTCCCCTTTTATATTATACGTTCCTTTGTAAATATAATTAGCCATTGTAGTTAGGAACCCTCCACCAGTGCTGGCATAAGACTCAAAGTTTTCGGTTGTAATAGTTCTGCGGACAATTTCTTCAGGCGTAATGATTCCCTGCTGAATCCAGTCATCCATATCATCGAACACTCCCTCTATTCTCCAATCAGACATTCCACCATAAGCTTGCAGCACAAAATAGTCCACATAGTAAGAGAGCCATTCTTTATCCATACCGGTACGGACTCCAACTTCACCATCAATCAAGAAAAGAAGACGTTTTTCTGGCATAGGACGGTCGCCACGGTCACGATTTGGATCCATCGCGCCATGTCCGAACCAATAAGAAAGTTCTTCCACGAAAATGGTCCTTTGTACTTTATTAGCCCAAAGCTGACCGGCTCCCATTCCACCACCGGGTTCATAGTCCCAGTCATAGCCATCATAGCCACATTCCAGACAAGCTCTGTAAAGGTCTTCCGCATAAGCCTTGATGGCAGGACGTACCACTTCCGGATCCCGACTGGTTCCTGCTGTATGATAAATTTCCTTGTCCGGCAGGTCATCCCCGATGTTCTGCGAGAACAATGTTACCACTACTTTCGTCCCTTTCACTTTCTGTACATACTCCATATCAGCTCTTCTTTCCGGAGTCAGTTCGAATTTCGGATGACCTCCCCAATTGGAAGCAATCGTTACCGAATCCGGTAAACCACGCAGACTCGTTTCACCCGTAGGCGTAGTGCCAGTCCAACTGTCAAACCATACAAACACCTGTGGCAATCCCGGTGTCTGTTTCCACTCACGCAAAGCGGCATAGTATTCATCCGTCTTGACGGTTCCGTTCAAGTCAACGTTATTGATAGATTCTACATCCGTACAGCTTGCCGCAAACAGCGCAACCGCAAACGAGAATCCTATAGTCTTGATATTTTTCATTTTCATATTCTTGAAATAATTTAAAGATTAGTTCTTTTTAGCCCACCACAAGTCTGTGTTACCATTATCCGGACCACCCAACATAGAAATTGCTACTTCCAGATTAGCAGAGTTACTATCCTTTTCCGTAGAAGGATAAGGAAGACGGCGCACCATGCGACTATCGGTAATAGTTCCGATATATCCGGCTGAACTTATGTTGTTTTTCGGAGGAACCATCTCTGGGTAGCCTGTACGACGGAAGTCATTCCAAGCCTCAAAACCGATCGGATAATTAGCAATCCACTTTTGAGTAATAATCTTCTGAAGTTTGTTAACACCATCTTCCCAAGATACAGAAGCTGCTGCGGTTGTAAACGTATAACTATCGCTAGCATTTATGGCATCCGTGAAACCGGTCGGTTTTGTTGTGCTTGACAAATAATTACCAGCACTCACTCCATATTGTTCCATAGAAGTTTGGATACCTTGTTCATAATATCCTTTGGCAGCAGCCTCTCCACCGTCAATCCAGCCTTGAAGAGCAGCTTCCGCTTTCAGGAAATAAGTTTCGGCCGCATAAAATACAGGCATCGGTGAGTTTCTTTCAAATGCTGGCTTCGAATAGTTTGCGCTTGCTCCATAAACACCCGGTTGCCCGTAATTATTCTTAAAATTATCACTATTGTTACCCATGCGTGCTCCGCAGTAATTCTGTTTAGACTCCGTCATGTATTTACCAATACGGGGATCGTTATAACCATTCATATAGGCAGAAATCGTAGCATTAACAGCCAAGTCACCCCAGTCTTGTGAAGCCAGACGGAACGGATTATTAGAGGTCTTCAGGTAAGCATTATCACTGTTGGACTCAATCACGCCACTCTGAATAGCTTCCGCCATCACTTGTTGGGCATATTCGGTATCCACAGCTGCAATACGCACAGCCATACGTAATTTCAACGAATTGGCATATTTCACCCATTTACTGAAATCACCCTGATACATAACATCATAGTCTGCATATGCTGTCGAAGTTCCACTAACACCAGACAGTACTTCAATGCTCTTCGTCAAATCGGTAATCATGTTGTGATACAGTTCCTTAACATCATCATAAGCCACGGCAAATTCACCCTGCCCCATCTGAGAATAAGGAATAGGACCATATGTGTCGGCTACACGGAGCATTACGCCTACGCGGATAATGGAAGCCCAAGCATAAATTGTTCCAACACCTCCGGTCTGTTCCTTCACCTTCAGAAAGTTAGGATAAAAATCCGTGAACAGATCCTTGAAAGGAGTATCCACCCAGTTAAGTTGCGGATTGAATGAACCGAAGTTGGTACCGTTCCATTTGTTAGTACACGTAAAATAACCGCCATACTGTGAACCCACCATTTGTTCGGTCATCTGGCTATTGTTTTCCTGTTGCGGATTGAGCAGATAGGTCATCACGGGAAATACCGAACCAACCTTCTCAATCTCAGTCATCTGGTCATCATAAACATCCGTGGGATGTGTATTTAAATCTTCAAAATTTCCTGTACATGAAGCGAGTAACAACGATGATGCGAAAGTTACTGCGCTTACAGCCTTAATCATATTGATTTTTCTCATAATTCGTTCCATTTTTTTTAGAATTGTACTTTTACACTGAAACCCATGTTTCTTAAGCTAGGCTGCATGAAATAATCCACCCCTGTGTAGAACGTACTGGTAGACGACGCCACCTGTTCGGGGTCGAACGGAGCCTTGCAATAAATCATGGCAAGATTGTTTCCAATCAGGCCCAACGTTACATCGGCTATGTTATGCAGTTTCTTTCTGGAGATAGTGTATTCCAAACTAACTTCCTGCAAACGAATATTGGTAGCATCATACACATAGAAGTCACTTTCACCGGAACCGGCTGCCACAATACCCAAATAATCCTTGGCAGAAATCGTTCTTCCGTTAATCACTACACCACCGGCATCACGCAACTTCGCACTATATTCTGATACACCAAAACGATCCATGAACGCCTGTGTACCGGAAACCACATTACCTCCGAAACGACCACTCAATAATACATTCAGGCGGAAACCTTTATAAGTGAACGAGTTTCTCCAACCCATATTGACCTTAGGCAACACAGAACCAATCTTTCTGTGTTCTGTCTCAATCATAGTAGGCAATCCAGTCTTGGGATCCTGGCTGATATAACCGTTGTTGTCACGCTTGAAGTCACGGTTAGTATAGATGTCACCCATTGAACCACCTTCAACCAGACGCAATGTCGGAGCGTTTCCGCTACCCAAACGTGCCTTTTCAACGAAGTCCATTTGGATCAACTCACCTGTATAAGGATTCTGTACGCCATTTGCCAGCGATTTGATTTTGTTCTTATTATAAGTAAATGTCAGGTTAGAGCTCCAACCGAAATCTCTCCACTCATTGTTATATCCCAACGCCATCTCGATACCCTGATTCTGTACGCTACCCGCCTGAATAGCTACATCTTTGAAACCTGAACTGGCAGGAAGTGGTGCGTAGAATGTCTGGTTCTTAGTATCAGAGGTATAGTAGGTAATGTCTAAGTTCAGCGAATTGTCGAAGAAACGCATATTCAAACCGGCTTCGAAAGAATTAGTTTTTTCCGGTTTCAAATCAGAGTTCGGATAGTGAGACATCACCTTATAGGCATGGTTCTGTGGGTCGTATTCATAGCGCACTTTAGTCATATATGGATCGTAGGAGTTACCCACAGAAGTATAGGATACACGCGCCTTCAGGAAAGTGAACCAATCGGGCAATTTAATAACTTCGCTCAGAATACCGGAAAGACCTATGGAAGGATAGAAAAAAGCTTTGGTTCCTCTATCGGAGAACGCAAATGCAGAATCCCAGTCTGAACGTCCCGTAAGACTTAAATAAAGGAAACTTCTCCAACCAATTTCCGCATTGGCGAAAATAGACTGTGTCTGACGTTTCAAACCGTTAGCTTCTACTTTATAGTTATTGGTACGCGACAGATTCTCAATTGTAAAATGATTAGTCACCAATTCCAAGTTTCCGGTTATGACACTGGATTTCATACGAGTATCCTTGATAGAGGCACCGAGGTTGGCAACAATATTGAAATCACCGAATGTCTTATTGAAAT
This portion of the Bacteroides acidifaciens genome encodes:
- a CDS encoding glycoside hydrolase family 18: MKMKNIKTIGFSFAVALFAASCTDVESINNVDLNGTVKTDEYYAALREWKQTPGLPQVFVWFDSWTGTTPTGETSLRGLPDSVTIASNWGGHPKFELTPERRADMEYVQKVKGTKVVVTLFSQNIGDDLPDKEIYHTAGTSRDPEVVRPAIKAYAEDLYRACLECGYDGYDWDYEPGGGMGAGQLWANKVQRTIFVEELSYWFGHGAMDPNRDRGDRPMPEKRLLFLIDGEVGVRTGMDKEWLSYYVDYFVLQAYGGMSDWRIEGVFDDMDDWIQQGIITPEEIVRRTITTENFESYASTGGGFLTTMANYIYKGTYNIKGETVNIDQQIGGCGLYRCGFDYNQGKGDYDGSPEYYFLRKGITTLYSIYYDRLNGTSNGDE
- a CDS encoding SusD/RagB family nutrient-binding outer membrane lipoprotein translates to MRKINMIKAVSAVTFASSLLLASCTGNFEDLNTHPTDVYDDQMTEIEKVGSVFPVMTYLLNPQQENNSQMTEQMVGSQYGGYFTCTNKWNGTNFGSFNPQLNWVDTPFKDLFTDFYPNFLKVKEQTGGVGTIYAWASIIRVGVMLRVADTYGPIPYSQMGQGEFAVAYDDVKELYHNMITDLTKSIEVLSGVSGTSTAYADYDVMYQGDFSKWVKYANSLKLRMAVRIAAVDTEYAQQVMAEAIQSGVIESNSDNAYLKTSNNPFRLASQDWGDLAVNATISAYMNGYNDPRIGKYMTESKQNYCGARMGNNSDNFKNNYGQPGVYGASANYSKPAFERNSPMPVFYAAETYFLKAEAALQGWIDGGEAAAKGYYEQGIQTSMEQYGVSAGNYLSSTTKPTGFTDAINASDSYTFTTAAASVSWEDGVNKLQKIITQKWIANYPIGFEAWNDFRRTGYPEMVPPKNNISSAGYIGTITDSRMVRRLPYPSTEKDSNSANLEVAISMLGGPDNGNTDLWWAKKN